One genomic segment of Deltaproteobacteria bacterium HGW-Deltaproteobacteria-18 includes these proteins:
- a CDS encoding ABC transporter substrate-binding protein — translation MKIASLLLAALSLATLSTATARADLLEQVKAKGEIVIGTEAAFPPFEFVQDGKIEGYSADLLAEIMKDLPGVKANRLDVPWQGILPGLAAGKFDFIVTSVTATKERYERYSLSLPIADATVALLVRADSDIKAAEDTADKIVASQTGSAQLQALKGLGETLAAAGKKFSDVREYVSFDEAYADLAAGRVDAVAQSFPNLADAVKKRPDAFRIITPPFGPKVYFSWAARKDEESKSLSAFFDEGLRKLNTSGKMEELQKKWFGFAMPVPADELPVPIQ, via the coding sequence ATGAAAATCGCCAGCCTGCTGCTGGCAGCGCTTTCCCTGGCTACCCTTTCGACCGCCACGGCCCGGGCGGACCTGCTGGAGCAGGTCAAGGCCAAGGGTGAGATCGTCATTGGCACCGAGGCCGCCTTTCCTCCTTTCGAATTTGTTCAGGACGGCAAGATCGAGGGATATTCCGCGGATCTGCTGGCCGAGATCATGAAAGACCTGCCCGGCGTCAAGGCCAATCGGCTGGATGTGCCGTGGCAGGGCATCCTGCCCGGCCTGGCCGCAGGTAAATTTGACTTTATTGTAACTTCCGTGACCGCCACCAAGGAACGCTACGAGCGCTACTCGCTGAGTCTGCCGATCGCCGATGCCACTGTGGCCCTGCTGGTTCGTGCCGATTCCGATATCAAGGCCGCTGAAGACACAGCGGACAAGATTGTCGCCTCCCAGACCGGTTCCGCCCAGCTGCAGGCTCTCAAGGGACTGGGTGAAACTCTGGCCGCTGCCGGCAAGAAATTCTCCGACGTGCGGGAATACGTGTCTTTCGACGAGGCTTATGCCGACTTGGCCGCAGGCCGTGTGGACGCTGTGGCCCAGTCCTTCCCCAATCTGGCCGACGCGGTGAAGAAGCGTCCCGACGCCTTCCGCATCATCACGCCGCCCTTCGGCCCCAAGGTCTATTTCTCCTGGGCGGCCCGCAAGGACGAGGAATCCAAGTCCCTGAGTGCCTTCTTCGACGAGGGGCTGCGCAAACTCAACACCTCCGGCAAGATGGAGGAGTTGCAGAAGAAGTGGTTCGGATTCGCCATGCCTGTGCCTGCCGACGAGCTTCCCGTTCCCATCCAGTAG
- a CDS encoding transcriptional regulator, with translation MGQHIRHLRKAKGLTLQALAAEVGCSESMLSKIENGKGNPSMRVLHNISKALDTNMGSLFMQNPTLELVSRKGQRHLAQLVSGKGVILEYLSPHLPGHHLQAHIHIIEPSGSSIEPISHEGEEVGYVLEGEVELSVEGKQYHLFEGDSFFFDSNLPHAFQNRGASTARVLWVNTPPTY, from the coding sequence ATGGGACAGCATATCAGGCATCTGCGCAAGGCCAAGGGATTGACCTTGCAGGCCCTGGCCGCCGAAGTGGGCTGCTCCGAGAGCATGCTTTCCAAGATCGAGAACGGCAAGGGCAATCCGTCAATGCGCGTGCTGCACAACATCTCCAAGGCACTTGATACGAATATGGGATCACTGTTCATGCAGAATCCCACCCTCGAACTGGTGTCCCGCAAAGGGCAGCGTCACCTGGCACAGCTTGTCAGCGGCAAGGGTGTCATCCTTGAATACCTCTCGCCTCATCTGCCCGGGCATCATCTGCAGGCCCACATCCACATCATCGAGCCCAGTGGGAGCAGTATCGAGCCGATCTCGCACGAAGGCGAGGAGGTCGGTTACGTCCTTGAAGGCGAGGTTGAGCTCAGTGTCGAAGGCAAACAGTACCATCTTTTCGAGGGAGACTCCTTCTTCTTCGATTCCAACCTTCCCCACGCTTTCCAAAACAGAGGTGCGTCCACGGCACGCGTACTCTGGGTCAATACTCCTCCAACCTACTGA
- a CDS encoding molybdopterin biosynthesis protein, whose amino-acid sequence MKKRNIYLKTVPVDEALQLTMAALDRDRLVGRETIPSHQACGRVTAQAVYAVCSSPTFHSAAMDGYALKAESTFAAREGRPVRLAKGSQCAPVNTGHPLPEGMDGVLMIEKAVRDTDDFIELETPVFPMQHVRRIGEDIVATELLLPQNRLLSAYDVGGLLSAGIWEVPVWEELRMAFIPTGDEVLDFNMRPSPRPGQVIESNSQVFAGLAAAQGCVFTRVDPVPDNEEALTAAVREAVRGPNHVVVIGAGSSAGSKDFSRSIIENLGRVLVHGIDLMPGKPSILGVIEGKLIVGAPGYPVSAVVCFEELLIPLLSWLSRKTPPVRPVVDVELARKIPSKLGTEELVRLAIGRVGEKLVATPLGRGAGMLTTLIRAQGVTRIPVDSEGVEAASTVRAELLVPAAELDQTLVVVGSHDNIIDVLGNELMGLVRPVRIASSHVGSMGGLTALKNRSALMAGTHLFDEQSGDFNFPFFRKYLPGLSVSCVNLAIRHQGLIVAKGNPLGISGVGDLVRPEVRFINRQRGAGTRILLDYHLRQAGISPEQVNGYEKEEFTHMAVAVNVLTGTASCGLGIFAAANALGLDFVPLARERYDLAFLPEHADWKTEVALDLIRSASFKERIEKLGGYETTLTGCIMEPGQGLG is encoded by the coding sequence ATGAAAAAAAGAAACATATATCTCAAGACCGTGCCCGTGGACGAGGCCCTGCAACTGACCATGGCCGCCCTTGACCGTGACCGTCTGGTCGGCAGGGAGACGATCCCCTCGCATCAGGCCTGTGGCCGGGTCACGGCGCAGGCGGTGTACGCGGTATGCTCTTCCCCGACGTTTCACAGCGCGGCCATGGACGGCTATGCCCTCAAAGCCGAGTCCACCTTCGCCGCCCGCGAAGGGCGACCCGTGCGCCTGGCCAAGGGCAGCCAGTGCGCGCCCGTGAACACCGGGCATCCCCTGCCCGAGGGTATGGACGGGGTGCTCATGATAGAGAAGGCCGTACGCGACACCGACGACTTCATCGAGCTTGAAACCCCGGTCTTCCCCATGCAGCACGTGCGCCGCATCGGCGAGGACATAGTGGCCACGGAGCTTCTCCTGCCCCAGAACAGGCTGCTCTCTGCCTATGACGTGGGCGGGCTCCTGAGCGCCGGAATCTGGGAGGTGCCGGTCTGGGAAGAGCTGCGCATGGCCTTCATTCCCACCGGCGACGAGGTCCTCGATTTCAACATGCGCCCAAGTCCGCGTCCCGGGCAGGTCATCGAGAGCAATTCGCAGGTCTTCGCAGGCCTGGCCGCTGCCCAGGGCTGCGTCTTCACCAGGGTCGATCCCGTGCCGGACAACGAGGAGGCCCTGACCGCAGCGGTGCGCGAGGCCGTGAGAGGGCCGAACCATGTCGTCGTCATCGGCGCAGGGTCCTCGGCCGGGTCCAAGGATTTTTCCCGCTCCATCATAGAGAACCTGGGTCGGGTCCTGGTCCACGGCATTGACCTCATGCCCGGCAAGCCCTCCATTCTGGGCGTCATCGAGGGCAAGCTCATTGTCGGCGCGCCGGGATATCCGGTTTCCGCGGTGGTCTGTTTCGAGGAACTGCTCATCCCGCTCCTGTCCTGGTTGTCCCGCAAGACGCCTCCGGTCAGGCCGGTGGTGGACGTGGAGCTGGCGCGCAAGATCCCTTCCAAGCTCGGCACGGAAGAGCTGGTCCGCCTGGCCATCGGCCGGGTCGGGGAGAAGCTGGTAGCCACGCCCCTGGGGCGCGGCGCGGGCATGCTGACCACTCTCATCCGCGCCCAGGGCGTGACCCGCATTCCGGTAGACAGCGAGGGCGTCGAGGCCGCCTCGACGGTCCGGGCCGAGCTGCTTGTCCCGGCGGCGGAGCTGGACCAGACCCTGGTCGTGGTTGGCAGTCACGACAACATCATCGACGTGCTCGGCAACGAGCTTATGGGCCTGGTCAGGCCGGTGCGCATTGCCTCCAGCCATGTGGGCTCCATGGGCGGCCTCACGGCCCTTAAAAACCGTTCGGCGCTCATGGCCGGGACCCACCTCTTCGACGAGCAAAGCGGGGATTTCAACTTTCCCTTTTTCCGCAAGTACCTGCCCGGCCTCAGCGTCTCGTGCGTCAATCTGGCCATCCGGCATCAGGGACTCATCGTGGCCAAGGGAAATCCGCTGGGCATCAGCGGAGTGGGGGATCTCGTCCGGCCTGAGGTGCGCTTCATCAACCGTCAGCGCGGGGCCGGGACGCGCATTCTGCTCGATTACCACCTGCGGCAGGCCGGTATCAGCCCGGAACAGGTGAACGGGTACGAGAAGGAGGAGTTCACGCACATGGCGGTGGCCGTCAACGTGCTGACCGGGACGGCCTCCTGCGGACTGGGGATTTTTGCGGCCGCCAACGCCCTGGGGCTTGATTTCGTGCCCCTGGCGCGGGAGCGCTACGATCTGGCCTTTCTGCCTGAACATGCGGACTGGAAGACCGAAGTGGCGCTGGATTTGATCCGCTCGGCATCCTTCAAGGAACGCATCGAAAAGCTGGGTGGCTACGAGACCACGCTCACCGGCTGCATCATGGAGCCGGGCCAGGGGCTCGGGTAG
- a CDS encoding molybdopterin molybdenumtransferase MoeA, translating into MDHGFFRVISPALFCELLQGFTPVDTEILPLNECLGRVLAEDILSGDDIPALDRSCMDGYAVRAADTFGASEGNPAYVELARSAAIDEVVSRPLNSGECMGIATGGSLPPGADAVIMVEHTQMLGDTTVEIRKTVTPGENVMLRGEDVGQGQVAVPAGRRLRPQEVGLMAAIGCLAAKVFRQPRCGIVSTGDELVPVESVPRPGQIRDVNSHTLACMARQAGARVSSHGLVPDVRKALQEALVRCLEENDVVFISGGSSIGTRDLTIEVLESFPDSEILAHGVSISPGKPTILARVGGKPVLGLPGQVTSAQIVMLVFGQPLLVHLGGDAGAFDPGRLLMRPARLGANLSSKPGREDYVRVRLEEQDGEIVAMPRLGKSGLLRTMLDADGLVRLPASLEGMRAGQDVDVWIF; encoded by the coding sequence ATGGATCATGGTTTTTTCCGGGTCATTTCCCCGGCCCTGTTTTGCGAGCTGTTGCAGGGTTTTACGCCCGTGGATACCGAGATTTTGCCCCTCAATGAGTGTCTTGGCCGCGTCCTGGCCGAAGACATCCTCTCCGGCGATGACATCCCGGCCCTCGACCGTTCCTGCATGGATGGCTATGCCGTGCGTGCGGCCGACACCTTCGGCGCGAGCGAGGGCAACCCCGCCTATGTGGAGCTTGCCCGCAGCGCGGCCATCGACGAGGTCGTCAGCCGTCCCCTGAATTCCGGAGAATGCATGGGCATCGCCACGGGCGGGAGCCTGCCGCCGGGTGCGGATGCCGTGATCATGGTCGAGCACACCCAGATGCTTGGGGACACGACCGTGGAGATACGCAAGACCGTTACCCCTGGCGAGAATGTCATGCTTCGGGGCGAGGACGTGGGGCAGGGGCAGGTGGCCGTGCCCGCCGGACGGCGTCTGCGCCCGCAGGAAGTGGGACTCATGGCCGCCATCGGCTGTCTTGCTGCGAAAGTTTTTCGCCAGCCCCGCTGCGGCATTGTCTCCACCGGAGACGAACTGGTCCCGGTCGAATCCGTGCCCAGACCAGGACAAATCCGGGACGTCAACTCCCATACCCTGGCCTGCATGGCCCGGCAGGCGGGTGCTCGGGTCAGCTCTCACGGACTGGTTCCCGATGTGCGCAAGGCCCTGCAGGAGGCTCTGGTCCGCTGCCTGGAGGAGAACGACGTGGTCTTCATCTCCGGCGGCAGTTCCATCGGGACGCGCGATCTGACCATCGAGGTTCTCGAATCCTTCCCGGACAGCGAAATTCTGGCCCACGGCGTGTCCATCAGTCCCGGCAAGCCGACCATTCTTGCGCGTGTCGGGGGCAAGCCGGTGCTTGGGCTCCCCGGTCAGGTCACATCCGCCCAGATCGTCATGCTGGTCTTCGGACAGCCGCTCCTGGTGCATCTGGGGGGCGACGCGGGGGCCTTCGACCCCGGGCGCCTGCTTATGCGTCCGGCCAGACTCGGGGCCAACCTGTCCTCCAAACCCGGCCGCGAGGATTACGTGCGGGTACGGCTTGAAGAACAGGACGGGGAGATCGTGGCCATGCCGCGTCTCGGCAAGTCGGGGCTCCTGCGCACCATGCTTGATGCCGACGGACTGGTGCGGTTGCCTGCGTCCCTGGAAGGCATGCGAGCCGGTCAGGATGTGGATGTCTGGATCTTCTAA
- a CDS encoding ModE family transcriptional regulator, with translation MTESKIEGTLTLRLHVWFERNEKIFLGIGRALLLEKIEECGSLRQAATDMKMSYRAAWGKLKAAEESIGKPLVQKIKGKGQRYELTPVGRQLARQFLQLQSDIETYAKGKAQDIFGEEVQYYADAYPETKLSSFKAD, from the coding sequence ATGACCGAATCCAAAATCGAGGGCACTCTGACCTTGCGTCTGCACGTCTGGTTTGAACGCAACGAGAAGATTTTTCTGGGCATTGGCCGGGCCCTTTTGCTCGAAAAAATCGAGGAGTGCGGGTCGCTCAGGCAGGCGGCAACGGACATGAAGATGTCGTACCGGGCCGCCTGGGGCAAGCTCAAGGCCGCCGAAGAGAGCATCGGCAAACCACTTGTGCAGAAGATCAAGGGCAAGGGGCAGCGCTATGAGCTCACCCCCGTGGGTCGTCAGCTTGCCCGGCAGTTTCTGCAGCTGCAGAGCGACATCGAGACGTACGCCAAGGGCAAGGCCCAGGATATTTTCGGCGAGGAAGTGCAGTATTATGCCGATGCCTACCCGGAGACCAAACTTTCATCTTTCAAGGCGGACTAG